From the genome of Streptosporangiales bacterium, one region includes:
- a CDS encoding winged helix-turn-helix domain-containing protein, protein MTSAPAARPTTSLDIADARRLAIRAQGLYGPRQPGGTAAVLARLGAVQLDTISVLARSHELVPYARLGAVGRRRVERAYWSRPPRTFEYWSHAACILPLTEWPYYAFRRRARKRRGHRWHHVPKKTLTEVRARLRAEGPLTTTDLGGAKNGGPWWDWSDVKIAIEWLLDIGEAVCVERRGWRRVYDLAEHTVPGELYRDEPDDVCLTRLVAQAGQAMGVATRGDLADYVRIRNDQVDQVIEGTGLVPVEVEGWRGPSWADPAALAEPVTGRCRTTLLSPFDSLIWHRDRTERLFGFTHRLEAYVPQPKRVHGYFAMPLLSGGQLVGRVDPARDGSALMAQQVSLERAAAVRPAATALREAARWVGCDDVQVRRVLPERLADPLREALA, encoded by the coding sequence GTGACCTCCGCCCCAGCCGCCCGCCCCACGACCAGTCTCGACATCGCGGACGCCCGCCGGCTGGCCATCCGCGCCCAGGGTCTGTACGGCCCGCGACAGCCCGGTGGCACGGCGGCCGTGCTGGCCAGGCTCGGCGCCGTCCAGCTGGACACCATCTCGGTGCTCGCCCGCTCGCACGAGCTGGTGCCGTACGCCCGGCTCGGCGCCGTCGGCCGGCGCCGGGTGGAGCGCGCGTACTGGTCCAGGCCGCCGCGCACCTTCGAGTACTGGTCGCACGCCGCGTGCATCCTGCCGCTGACCGAGTGGCCGTACTACGCGTTCCGCCGCCGCGCCAGGAAGCGCCGCGGACACCGCTGGCACCACGTGCCGAAGAAGACGCTCACCGAGGTGCGGGCCCGGCTGCGCGCCGAAGGGCCGCTGACCACCACCGACCTCGGCGGCGCCAAGAACGGCGGGCCGTGGTGGGACTGGTCGGACGTGAAGATCGCCATCGAGTGGCTGCTCGACATCGGTGAGGCGGTCTGCGTGGAGCGCCGCGGCTGGCGGCGGGTGTACGACCTCGCCGAGCACACCGTGCCCGGCGAGCTGTACCGCGACGAACCGGACGACGTGTGCCTGACCAGGCTGGTCGCGCAGGCCGGGCAGGCGATGGGGGTCGCCACCCGAGGCGACCTGGCCGACTACGTGCGGATCAGGAACGACCAGGTCGACCAGGTGATCGAGGGCACCGGCCTGGTGCCCGTCGAGGTCGAGGGCTGGCGCGGGCCGAGCTGGGCGGACCCGGCGGCGCTCGCCGAGCCGGTCACCGGCCGGTGCCGCACCACGCTGCTGTCCCCGTTCGACTCGCTGATCTGGCACCGCGACCGCACCGAGCGGCTGTTCGGTTTCACGCACCGGCTGGAGGCGTACGTACCGCAGCCGAAGCGCGTCCACGGGTACTTCGCGATGCCGCTGCTCAGCGGCGGACAGCTGGTGGGCAGGGTCGACCCGGCCAGGGACGGCAGCGCCCTAATGGCGCAGCAGGTCTCGCTCGAGCGCGCGGCGGCGGTCCGTCCGGCGGCAACCGCGCTGCGCGAGGCGGCCCGCTGGGTGGGCTGCGACGATGTCCAGGTGCGTCGGGTGCTGCCGGAGCGGCTGGCGGACCCGCTGCGGGAGGCGCTGGCATGA